Proteins encoded in a region of the Ignavibacteriales bacterium genome:
- a CDS encoding DUF4091 domain-containing protein, translated as MKQQPVSILLMVMSFFLVSPVVSGEPLQQSAPQTRPVVGLIDEVRELYPDTKLDQPVKRLTVHAARNTRAGVHVMITGLKGTERIRFSESDKNGKPTKGLGWFRMIDVPVLENTGLDRNTEKYSGKINPFVIRRAPFRIYDPFRPVSSPLAADSTSMALRMEVPIDPTFAPGEYVHHIKLDFGDHVESLEFVVVVHRAAVPPVSQSTVSYINWINIDNICSIHGVEKWSEPFWDMLGKYAYTMARGRQTAFWFIWPDYFTFDSTGNVAAFRPDRLERYIRLFLDAGLTTIHGAPIVGRRNWTGSTDMLLSVSAADGKEVDAVSEKGKRMLSQMAEHVIELMKRNNWDAHWLQGLFDEPEDAYVDRYRELISLFRRLKPDMQILEATMTMNVTGLVNVWCPQVQEYQANREFFDKRKAAGDKVWVYTCLSPGGPWLNRLLDEERIRQVYIGWALAKYDLQGYLHWGLNFHTPKPFEELVRFHMEGQYLPAGDSHILYPVRDGPLSSHRFEAHRIGMEDYELLAQLKSHDAPRAQRIIAQVLQGFDKYSKDVAAYRKTRHLLLDAVDTYTQR; from the coding sequence ATGAAACAGCAACCAGTGTCCATACTGCTCATGGTGATGAGCTTCTTTCTGGTGTCTCCGGTCGTTTCGGGTGAGCCGCTTCAGCAATCCGCGCCGCAAACCAGACCGGTTGTCGGACTCATCGATGAAGTCCGGGAACTTTACCCCGATACAAAACTTGATCAGCCGGTGAAGCGCCTCACGGTGCACGCGGCAAGAAACACGAGGGCCGGCGTTCATGTGATGATCACAGGACTGAAGGGGACGGAGAGGATCAGGTTCTCTGAGTCAGACAAGAACGGCAAGCCGACGAAGGGACTTGGCTGGTTCAGGATGATCGACGTGCCAGTTCTCGAGAACACGGGTCTCGACCGGAACACGGAAAAATACAGCGGCAAAATCAACCCGTTTGTTATCCGCAGAGCGCCTTTTCGAATCTACGATCCGTTCCGTCCCGTGAGCTCACCGCTTGCCGCCGATTCCACATCCATGGCGCTCCGGATGGAAGTGCCCATCGATCCGACTTTTGCGCCGGGAGAGTATGTTCATCACATCAAACTCGACTTCGGTGATCATGTCGAGTCCCTGGAATTCGTGGTAGTCGTTCATCGCGCTGCAGTGCCTCCCGTGTCCCAATCCACCGTCTCCTACATCAATTGGATCAACATCGACAACATCTGCAGTATTCATGGTGTGGAGAAGTGGAGCGAACCGTTCTGGGACATGCTCGGGAAGTACGCGTACACGATGGCGAGAGGAAGGCAGACCGCGTTCTGGTTCATCTGGCCCGACTACTTCACGTTCGACAGCACGGGAAATGTGGCCGCGTTTCGACCTGACCGGCTCGAACGGTACATCAGGTTGTTTCTCGACGCAGGACTCACGACGATTCACGGTGCCCCGATTGTTGGCCGCCGGAACTGGACAGGTTCCACGGACATGCTCCTCTCAGTCAGCGCAGCCGACGGAAAGGAAGTCGACGCAGTCTCTGAGAAGGGGAAGCGAATGCTCTCGCAGATGGCGGAACACGTTATTGAACTCATGAAGAGGAACAACTGGGATGCACATTGGTTGCAGGGACTCTTCGATGAACCGGAAGACGCATATGTCGATCGCTACCGGGAACTCATCTCGCTGTTCCGGAGATTGAAACCCGACATGCAGATCCTCGAAGCTACGATGACGATGAACGTGACCGGTCTCGTCAACGTCTGGTGTCCGCAGGTCCAGGAATATCAGGCCAACCGGGAATTCTTTGACAAGCGGAAAGCGGCAGGCGACAAGGTGTGGGTGTATACCTGTCTCTCTCCGGGCGGTCCGTGGCTGAACCGGCTGCTTGATGAGGAGCGAATTCGTCAGGTATATATCGGTTGGGCTCTGGCGAAATACGACTTGCAGGGCTACCTGCACTGGGGTCTGAATTTTCACACGCCCAAGCCGTTTGAGGAACTCGTCCGGTTTCATATGGAAGGCCAGTACCTTCCGGCCGGCGATTCACATATTCTCTATCCCGTCCGCGATGGCCCCCTTTCGAGCCACAGGTTCGAAGCGCATCGGATCGGCATGGAAGATTACGAACTTCTCGCTCAACTGAAATCACACGATGCGCCGCGGGCGCAGCGGATCATTGCTCAGGTGCTTCAGGGATTCGACAAGTACAGCAAGGACGTTGCGGCATACCGGAAGACCCGACATCTTCTTCTTGATGCGGTCGATACATACACACAGAGGTGA
- a CDS encoding alpha-glucuronidase family glycosyl hydrolase — MKTLFGVILLLLLSAREAPADDGYELWLKYRKIDDELLLKQYREAIACVVVPGKSKTLAIIRNELKNGLGGMLGVDVRVSASACGSNALLIATPARSSFVQRLQREGKLLTLGNEGYLLTSVTEGRNKLLIIAANSDIGLLYGTFHFLRTLQTRQLFDHLEFTSAPRIVNRLLDHWDNLDGSIERGYAGNSLWKWDELPRKIDSRYSDYARANASIGINGSVVNNVNANPEILKKVYLRKVAALANVFRPYGIRVFLSVNFSSPIKAKFEQEGNRKGGIGGLPTADPLDPAVRLWWKNKAKEIYALIPDFGGFLVKASSEGMPGPQDYGRTHAEGANMLAEALKPFHGIVMWRAFVYDPEVDPDRVKRAAWEFLPLDGKFLPNVFVQAKNGPLDFQPREPVQPLFGSMTKTPMMLELQITQEYLGHSTHLVYLAPMWKEYLYFDLFVKGPGSSLASVVDGSVRKTSMTGIAGVANTGDDRNWCGYFFGQANWFAFGRLAWDHSISAEQIADEWIRMTISNDSTTRSTVSSIMMGSWEACINYMTPLGLHHIMQVDIHYGPGPQHNTGREDWRSVYYHRADSVGLGFDRSSTGSNAVGQYAPPLGSTFDNLETCPEEYLLWFHHVSWNHVMKSGRTLWDELCVQYFSGTDYVRGMYDKWLLLRGGVDAELFSSVKQKLEKQLIDAAIWRDACLTYFQSFSKKPIPGQH, encoded by the coding sequence ATGAAGACATTGTTCGGAGTCATTTTGCTCCTTCTTCTCTCCGCACGGGAGGCTCCCGCAGATGACGGATACGAATTGTGGTTGAAGTACAGGAAGATCGATGACGAGCTCCTGCTGAAGCAGTATCGGGAGGCCATCGCATGCGTCGTCGTCCCCGGCAAGTCAAAGACTCTCGCGATCATCCGCAATGAACTCAAGAACGGACTAGGCGGGATGCTCGGTGTCGATGTGCGCGTCAGTGCTTCTGCATGCGGAAGTAACGCACTTCTCATTGCAACGCCTGCACGGTCAAGTTTTGTCCAACGCCTGCAGCGCGAGGGAAAACTCCTGACGCTTGGAAACGAGGGGTACCTCCTCACGTCGGTTACGGAAGGCAGGAACAAACTCCTTATCATTGCCGCGAACAGCGACATCGGACTTCTGTACGGGACATTTCATTTCCTGAGAACTCTCCAAACCCGCCAATTGTTCGATCATCTCGAATTCACTTCGGCACCTCGGATCGTAAACCGGTTACTTGACCACTGGGACAATCTGGACGGATCCATCGAGCGCGGCTATGCCGGCAATTCGTTGTGGAAATGGGATGAGCTGCCGCGGAAAATCGACAGCCGCTACAGCGACTACGCGAGAGCAAATGCCTCGATTGGAATCAATGGCTCAGTTGTCAACAATGTCAACGCGAACCCGGAGATTCTGAAAAAGGTCTACCTGAGGAAGGTGGCTGCGCTGGCAAACGTCTTCCGGCCATATGGAATCCGAGTATTCCTTTCAGTCAATTTCTCATCACCAATCAAAGCGAAGTTTGAACAGGAGGGGAACCGAAAGGGGGGCATTGGGGGGTTGCCTACTGCAGACCCGCTTGATCCGGCCGTCAGGTTATGGTGGAAGAATAAGGCGAAGGAGATCTATGCGCTGATACCGGACTTCGGCGGATTCCTGGTGAAGGCAAGCTCGGAAGGTATGCCCGGCCCGCAGGACTATGGCCGCACTCACGCTGAGGGGGCAAACATGCTCGCGGAGGCGTTGAAGCCGTTTCACGGCATTGTCATGTGGCGCGCGTTTGTGTACGACCCCGAAGTCGATCCCGATCGAGTCAAGCGAGCCGCGTGGGAATTCCTGCCGCTCGATGGAAAGTTCCTCCCCAACGTTTTTGTCCAGGCAAAGAACGGTCCTCTCGACTTTCAACCCCGGGAGCCCGTCCAACCGCTTTTTGGTTCAATGACGAAGACGCCAATGATGCTCGAGCTTCAAATCACCCAGGAGTATCTGGGCCATTCGACCCACCTTGTGTATCTTGCGCCGATGTGGAAAGAGTATCTTTATTTTGACTTGTTCGTGAAGGGACCCGGCTCATCACTCGCAAGCGTTGTCGACGGAAGCGTGAGGAAGACCTCCATGACCGGAATAGCAGGCGTGGCAAATACCGGCGATGATCGAAACTGGTGCGGGTATTTCTTCGGACAGGCCAATTGGTTTGCCTTCGGCAGGCTCGCGTGGGATCATTCAATCAGCGCAGAGCAGATTGCGGACGAATGGATCAGGATGACGATCTCAAACGACTCCACAACTCGTTCGACCGTATCATCAATCATGATGGGTTCCTGGGAGGCGTGCATTAACTATATGACTCCGCTTGGATTGCATCATATCATGCAAGTCGATATTCATTACGGACCCGGGCCCCAACACAACACCGGAAGAGAGGACTGGCGGTCGGTCTACTACCATCGGGCGGACAGCGTTGGGTTGGGGTTCGACAGGAGTTCGACAGGCAGCAATGCCGTGGGGCAGTATGCTCCTCCTTTGGGTTCGACGTTCGACAATCTTGAGACGTGCCCCGAAGAATACCTGCTCTGGTTCCACCACGTCAGCTGGAATCATGTCATGAAATCAGGGAGGACGCTGTGGGATGAGCTGTGCGTACAGTACTTTTCCGGGACAGACTATGTGCGCGGAATGTACGATAAATGGCTTTTGCTCCGGGGCGGAGTCGATGCCGAATTGTTCTCAAGCGTCAAACAGAAGTTGGAGAAGCAACTGATTGATGCCGCGATATGGAGGGATGCGTGCCTCACGTATTTTCAGAGCTTCAGCAAGAAACCTATTCCAGGTCAGCACTGA
- a CDS encoding type II toxin-antitoxin system RelE/ParE family toxin codes for MNFADKATEDVYNGLDSKSGRRIPQAVWRAAMRKLDMLNAAYELRDLLVPPANRLEALKGKWKGYHSIRINEQYRIVFKWIEGNAKDVLITDYH; via the coding sequence TTGAACTTCGCTGACAAAGCGACTGAGGATGTGTATAATGGGCTCGACTCGAAATCCGGACGCCGGATTCCACAGGCAGTGTGGAGAGCGGCGATGCGAAAACTCGATATGCTCAACGCAGCGTATGAGCTTCGGGATCTTCTCGTACCTCCGGCAAACAGACTCGAAGCTCTGAAAGGGAAGTGGAAGGGGTATCATTCGATCCGGATCAACGAGCAGTATCGCATCGTATTCAAGTGGATTGAAGGCAACGCCAAAGACGTTTTGATCACTGACTATCATTGA
- a CDS encoding HigA family addiction module antitoxin, translated as MIPKNRKPTHPGEILLEEFLKPASMSQVELARQMGVPIQRINTLINGKRDMTAETAILLSRALKTTSEFWMNLQVACDLYDAQRALENAA; from the coding sequence ATGATTCCGAAGAACCGCAAGCCAACGCATCCGGGAGAAATCCTGCTTGAGGAGTTCTTGAAACCTGCCAGTATGAGTCAGGTGGAACTCGCCCGCCAGATGGGCGTTCCCATCCAGCGTATCAACACGCTGATCAACGGAAAGCGTGACATGACAGCCGAGACAGCCATCCTGCTCTCGCGCGCGCTGAAGACTACTTCTGAGTTCTGGATGAACCTCCAGGTGGCTTGTGATTTGTACGATGCTCAGCGCGCGTTGGAAAATGCCGCCTGA
- a CDS encoding MFS transporter has protein sequence MFEWFFGPEVGEKRGVLRQNIAANIIDGGMYAFGISFVSIQTVIPVMVKRISGSDFAVGLVLVLWAAGFNFPQIFIASRAQRFPYKMRLFLQTAVVQRIPWLMLALLSFFILGRLSPTAGTFFFFLLFTLAAVTGSLCFPIWFDLIAKLTPVELRGRLFAARNLLGGILGVFAGLVVERVLAEIAYPLSYGVLFSIAFVFMVGSYWALTKLKEEVPSAVAEEVHILEYYRNLPKILKEQKNFRNFLISDALLIAATMAGAFYAVHAIQKFSLSDSSAGLFTVMIMCSTIVGNMFFGYIADHYGHKVNLILAAASTALSCFMALLAPGQWLYALVFVGMAFQIGLSGISRLSIVAELCSEEERPTYVALTNFVTSPFILFGLVAGGIAGRYGYDAVFLISGLLAVASGLWMAFRVEEPRENVRRPFVQSAQYE, from the coding sequence GTGTTTGAATGGTTTTTTGGACCGGAGGTGGGGGAGAAGCGGGGTGTCCTTCGGCAAAATATTGCTGCAAACATCATCGACGGCGGGATGTACGCGTTTGGGATCAGTTTCGTGTCGATCCAGACGGTGATCCCTGTCATGGTCAAGCGCATCAGCGGCAGCGATTTTGCGGTTGGTCTGGTGCTGGTTCTCTGGGCGGCCGGCTTCAATTTCCCTCAGATTTTTATCGCCAGCCGCGCCCAACGTTTTCCTTACAAGATGCGGTTGTTTCTGCAGACTGCAGTTGTCCAGCGTATCCCCTGGCTGATGCTCGCGCTCCTGTCGTTCTTCATTCTCGGCCGGCTGAGTCCGACAGCCGGCACGTTCTTTTTCTTCCTCCTGTTCACGCTCGCGGCTGTCACAGGCAGTCTCTGTTTTCCAATCTGGTTCGACCTGATCGCCAAGCTCACACCTGTGGAGCTTCGGGGTCGGCTTTTTGCAGCCCGGAATCTGCTCGGGGGGATACTCGGTGTTTTCGCCGGACTGGTCGTGGAGAGGGTGCTTGCAGAGATTGCGTATCCGCTCAGTTATGGAGTCTTATTCTCGATTGCCTTCGTCTTCATGGTGGGGTCTTACTGGGCATTGACGAAGTTGAAGGAGGAGGTCCCGTCGGCCGTCGCCGAAGAAGTCCATATTCTTGAATACTACCGCAACCTGCCGAAAATACTGAAGGAGCAGAAGAACTTTCGCAATTTCCTGATTTCGGACGCGCTGCTGATTGCAGCGACGATGGCCGGTGCATTCTATGCCGTTCACGCGATTCAGAAATTCTCTTTGAGCGATTCTTCGGCCGGCCTCTTCACGGTGATGATCATGTGCAGCACGATCGTCGGGAACATGTTTTTCGGATACATTGCTGACCACTACGGTCACAAAGTGAATCTGATTCTTGCGGCTGCATCGACGGCTCTATCGTGCTTCATGGCGCTGCTGGCTCCCGGCCAGTGGTTGTACGCCCTCGTCTTTGTCGGGATGGCGTTTCAGATAGGTCTGAGCGGGATCTCGCGGCTATCAATCGTTGCAGAGCTGTGTTCCGAGGAAGAGCGTCCAACGTATGTCGCCCTCACAAACTTTGTCACCTCGCCGTTCATTCTCTTCGGTCTCGTTGCCGGCGGTATCGCGGGCCGGTACGGATATGACGCGGTGTTTCTCATCTCGGGTCTGCTGGCTGTTGCTTCGGGGCTGTGGATGGCATTCAGGGTGGAGGAACCGCGGGAGAATGTGCGAAGGCCGTTCGTTCAATCTGCGCAATACGAGTAA
- a CDS encoding lactonase family protein — protein sequence MLFVACTIVSPAKVGNNPTLRNRTSPSGADGLLYVSLDAEHSIALYRIDQDRGDLRFVKKITVGGEPGSLAVDPSRSYLYAAIRSTNSISSFRINAQDGDLTLINTIHVAGNPVYVGTDKTGKFLLTAYFAESKAAIYRIGPEGAVRDSAVQVLDTEQNAHALQTDPSNRFLFIPCRTGETILQFRFNAVGGTLTPNAPDRTMTLPKTGPRHFTFHPSLNVVYFANEFGSSVTAYRLDNANGSLSELQTISTLPAESVGTNTGADIHITPDGRFLYASNRGHESIAAFSVDAATGRLTSGGFSPTEKTPRSFALDPTGRFLYACGQGSGKIAAYRINSKNGELTRFNTYDAGKNPVWILTMSASR from the coding sequence ATGTTGTTTGTTGCATGCACGATCGTGTCTCCTGCGAAAGTAGGGAACAATCCCACCCTCAGAAACCGAACATCTCCCTCGGGTGCGGACGGTCTTCTGTATGTATCTCTCGATGCTGAACACAGCATCGCTCTCTACAGAATTGATCAGGATCGGGGAGATCTTCGTTTCGTCAAGAAGATCACCGTCGGCGGAGAACCGGGCTCCCTTGCGGTGGACCCGTCGCGCAGCTATCTCTACGCCGCCATTAGATCCACCAACAGTATTTCGTCATTCCGTATCAATGCGCAAGACGGAGATTTGACGCTCATCAATACCATCCATGTTGCCGGAAATCCGGTCTATGTTGGTACCGACAAGACGGGAAAATTTCTCCTGACCGCCTACTTTGCAGAGAGTAAAGCCGCGATCTATCGGATTGGGCCTGAGGGCGCCGTTCGGGATAGTGCAGTCCAGGTCCTTGACACAGAGCAGAATGCGCATGCGCTCCAAACGGATCCGTCGAACCGGTTTCTCTTCATTCCGTGCAGGACGGGCGAAACGATTCTGCAATTCAGATTCAACGCCGTCGGAGGTACGCTGACACCGAATGCCCCGGACAGAACAATGACCCTGCCGAAAACAGGACCCCGTCATTTCACTTTCCACCCGTCGCTGAATGTTGTCTATTTCGCCAATGAATTTGGTAGCAGCGTTACTGCCTATCGTCTCGACAATGCGAACGGAAGCCTCTCAGAGCTTCAGACCATTTCTACACTGCCGGCAGAGTCTGTTGGAACAAACACGGGGGCCGATATTCATATCACGCCGGATGGACGATTTCTGTATGCCTCCAACCGCGGCCACGAAAGCATCGCTGCATTTTCGGTTGACGCTGCCACAGGCCGATTGACATCGGGTGGATTTTCCCCAACTGAAAAAACTCCCCGTTCGTTCGCTCTTGATCCAACCGGGAGGTTTTTGTATGCTTGCGGTCAGGGCTCGGGCAAAATCGCCGCGTACCGCATCAATAGCAAGAATGGGGAATTAACGCGCTTTAATACATATGATGCCGGCAAGAATCCTGTCTGGATTCTCACTATGTCAGCGAGCCGATGA
- a CDS encoding alpha-L-fucosidase — MIDRRNILGNFRFHGVNSILLSALILTMGANLAFAQNPAQDTKMKWFREAKFGLFIHWGLYAIPAGEWKGQRIAGIGEWIMNRAKIPVKEYEQLAGQFNPVKFNADDIVKLAEDAGMKYIVITSKHHDGFAIYHSKVSKYNVVDATPFKRDILKELADACAKRGIRLGFYYSQAQDWHEPNGAGNTWDFGIDSLKNFDQYLRDKAEPQVKEILTGYGPVCLIWFDTPRMMNKDRAQRFVDILRDLQPACLIDGRLGMAGDYRSMGDNRIPNEVVKEDWEVPATLNDTWGYKSYDENWKSPQDLTFKLVDIVSKGGNYLLNIGPTAEGLVPQPSQDNLRAVGRWLKVNGESIYGAGPTPFGGEFGSPHPDTTKRDSRGNKLFDAKNEWRCTTKPGKLFLHLFKWPAGSFELNGLNGKAAKAYFLADPSRRTLSFKQESDKVTVTLPSDALDKMDTVVVFELASN; from the coding sequence ATGATTGATCGTCGCAATATTCTCGGGAACTTCCGATTCCATGGAGTAAATTCTATTCTGCTGAGCGCGTTGATCCTCACGATGGGAGCGAACCTGGCGTTCGCTCAAAACCCCGCCCAAGATACAAAAATGAAATGGTTCCGAGAGGCAAAATTCGGTTTGTTCATTCACTGGGGGCTCTATGCCATTCCTGCAGGCGAATGGAAGGGACAGAGGATCGCCGGTATCGGGGAGTGGATCATGAACCGCGCCAAGATTCCTGTGAAGGAATATGAACAACTCGCCGGGCAATTCAACCCTGTGAAGTTCAATGCCGATGATATCGTGAAGCTGGCCGAAGATGCTGGAATGAAGTACATCGTCATCACAAGCAAGCATCACGACGGATTCGCGATCTACCATTCCAAGGTTAGCAAATACAATGTCGTCGATGCCACTCCATTCAAGCGGGACATTCTGAAGGAACTCGCCGATGCCTGCGCGAAACGCGGTATAAGACTCGGGTTCTATTACTCGCAGGCACAGGATTGGCACGAGCCGAACGGGGCCGGCAACACGTGGGATTTTGGAATCGATTCGTTGAAGAACTTCGATCAATATCTGCGTGACAAGGCGGAACCTCAGGTGAAGGAAATCCTGACAGGATACGGACCGGTATGTCTGATCTGGTTCGACACGCCGCGGATGATGAACAAAGATAGGGCACAGCGATTCGTCGATATCCTTCGTGACCTGCAGCCGGCGTGCCTGATCGACGGACGGCTTGGCATGGCCGGTGACTATCGATCCATGGGCGACAACCGGATCCCGAACGAAGTCGTGAAGGAAGATTGGGAAGTGCCCGCGACGCTCAACGACACGTGGGGGTACAAAAGCTATGATGAAAACTGGAAGAGCCCTCAGGACTTGACGTTCAAACTGGTGGACATCGTGAGCAAGGGCGGCAACTATTTGCTCAACATCGGCCCAACTGCTGAGGGCCTTGTTCCTCAGCCGAGTCAGGATAACCTGCGTGCAGTAGGTCGCTGGCTGAAAGTCAACGGCGAATCGATCTACGGCGCCGGACCCACTCCCTTCGGCGGCGAATTTGGCTCACCGCATCCTGATACGACGAAGCGAGACTCCCGGGGAAACAAGCTCTTTGATGCAAAAAACGAGTGGCGTTGCACAACGAAACCGGGGAAGCTGTTTTTGCATCTTTTCAAATGGCCGGCCGGTTCATTCGAGTTGAACGGATTGAATGGAAAGGCTGCAAAGGCGTACTTCCTCGCCGATCCGTCACGGAGAACTTTGTCATTCAAGCAGGAGAGCGACAAGGTGACAGTCACCCTTCCTTCGGACGCGCTGGACAAGATGGATACGGTCGTTGTCTTCGAGTTGGCGTCCAACTGA
- a CDS encoding glycoside hydrolase family 97 catalytic domain-containing protein, whose translation MQKAIFTLALTVALMSAFPGPEIGLAQSQSREQRSRRLIRVVPMKQIDVRSPNGSVTFSLLPNAERLTFTVKMENATVLDPSPIVMKVDGYDLSSGVLFDTLLSYTGEEFYPWYGAHSVAASKYNGARIGLRHDLSVTAYTLEVRAFDDGIAFRHVIPGSDSAARAPDEYTTFLVPQSSTVWYHDMDGHYEAEYVKQDIAQVPPGQWAGPPVTFKLPNEAGYAAIMEANLVNYSGMGLEADGRRGWIVGLGHRQPLSYPFELRYGRDEGKRLGRPAAINGEITTPWRVVMVGHDLNTLVNSTILPNLSSPPDPKLFPQGIKTSWIKPGRAAWRYVDGGDTSFEGLKEFSRSAGKLGFEHHVIEGVWSKWTIEQQKEMVDFSRKQGVGVWFWKHSKELRTPQEREEFFRMLHDLGVVGAKIDFFDHEAKEVIDVYEQMLREAAEHQILIVFHGANKPTGRDRTWPNELVREGIRGMESSRLMERARHQTILPFTRYLAGPADYTSMIFSERRRNTSWAHQIATMAVFSSPLLTIAAHPDSILRNPAVEVIKGMPSVWDETIVLPSSRIGELVVYARRSGMTWYLALMNGGVAQTVRVPLSFLGEGAYKGDLVRDDQKNSGAVKTETLDLRRNSDLKIEMGDGGGFVGRFSKKQ comes from the coding sequence ATGCAGAAGGCAATTTTCACACTTGCTCTTACTGTTGCACTGATGAGTGCTTTTCCCGGCCCCGAAATTGGATTGGCACAATCTCAGTCGAGAGAGCAACGCTCGAGGCGCCTCATTCGGGTCGTGCCGATGAAACAGATCGATGTCAGAAGCCCCAACGGGAGCGTGACGTTTTCTCTTCTGCCGAATGCCGAACGCCTGACATTTACCGTCAAGATGGAAAATGCAACGGTGCTGGATCCATCTCCGATTGTCATGAAAGTCGACGGATATGATTTGTCATCAGGAGTCCTCTTCGATACTCTTCTTTCGTACACGGGTGAAGAATTCTATCCTTGGTACGGAGCTCACAGCGTAGCCGCGAGCAAATACAACGGCGCGAGAATCGGATTGCGGCACGACCTCTCCGTCACCGCGTACACACTCGAAGTTCGCGCATTTGACGATGGCATTGCATTTCGTCACGTCATTCCCGGTTCTGACTCCGCAGCACGGGCGCCTGATGAGTACACGACCTTCCTGGTCCCTCAAAGTTCCACTGTCTGGTATCACGACATGGACGGCCACTATGAGGCCGAGTACGTGAAACAAGATATCGCCCAGGTCCCGCCGGGTCAGTGGGCCGGACCGCCGGTGACATTCAAGTTGCCGAATGAAGCCGGCTACGCGGCGATCATGGAAGCGAACCTTGTCAATTACAGCGGAATGGGATTGGAGGCTGACGGCCGAAGAGGGTGGATAGTCGGACTCGGGCATCGTCAACCGCTGAGTTATCCTTTTGAACTCCGCTATGGCAGGGACGAAGGCAAGCGTCTCGGCAGACCGGCAGCCATCAATGGCGAGATTACCACGCCGTGGAGAGTGGTCATGGTTGGTCACGACCTGAACACTCTCGTCAACAGCACAATTCTGCCGAATCTTTCCTCTCCTCCGGATCCGAAGCTCTTTCCTCAGGGGATCAAGACTTCATGGATCAAACCCGGAAGGGCAGCGTGGCGGTACGTCGATGGGGGAGATACCTCGTTTGAGGGTCTCAAGGAGTTTTCTCGTTCTGCAGGCAAACTCGGCTTTGAACATCATGTGATCGAGGGCGTCTGGAGCAAATGGACAATAGAACAGCAGAAAGAAATGGTCGATTTTTCCCGCAAGCAAGGCGTGGGTGTTTGGTTTTGGAAGCACAGCAAAGAGCTAAGGACCCCCCAAGAGCGCGAAGAGTTCTTCAGGATGCTTCATGATCTGGGTGTGGTCGGTGCTAAGATCGATTTCTTCGATCACGAGGCCAAAGAAGTGATCGACGTCTACGAGCAAATGCTGCGCGAGGCAGCAGAGCATCAGATATTGATTGTATTTCATGGTGCAAACAAACCTACAGGCCGGGACCGGACGTGGCCGAACGAGCTTGTCCGTGAAGGAATCCGCGGCATGGAGTCGAGCCGCTTGATGGAGCGAGCCAGACATCAAACAATCTTGCCGTTTACGCGCTACCTGGCTGGACCCGCAGACTACACTTCCATGATCTTCAGCGAACGAAGACGGAACACAAGCTGGGCTCATCAGATTGCCACTATGGCTGTGTTTTCCAGTCCGTTACTCACGATTGCCGCCCACCCGGACAGCATTTTGCGAAACCCGGCCGTCGAGGTGATCAAGGGCATGCCTTCGGTGTGGGACGAGACGATTGTCTTGCCGTCGTCGAGAATTGGTGAGCTTGTGGTGTACGCCCGACGAAGTGGTATGACGTGGTACCTCGCCCTTATGAACGGCGGCGTCGCTCAGACCGTGCGCGTGCCGCTCTCGTTCCTCGGCGAAGGAGCGTACAAGGGGGATCTTGTCCGGGATGATCAAAAGAATTCGGGGGCGGTGAAAACAGAAACATTGGATCTTCGCCGCAATTCTGATCTCAAGATTGAAATGGGCGATGGCGGCGGCTTCGTCGGCCGATTCTCAAAGAAGCAATAA